Proteins found in one Saccharomyces mikatae IFO 1815 strain IFO1815 genome assembly, chromosome: 5 genomic segment:
- the RIP1 gene encoding ubiquinol--cytochrome-c reductase catalytic subunit RIP1 (similar to Saccharomyces cerevisiae RIP1 (YEL024W); ancestral locus Anc_1.461) translates to MLGIRSTVKSCFKPMSLTSKRLISQSLVANKSTYRTPNFDDVLKENNDTDKGRSYAYFMVGAMGLLSSAGAKSTVETFISSMTATADVLAMAKVEVNLAAIPLGKNVVVKWQGKPVFIRHRTPHEIQEANSVDMSALKDPQTDADRVKDPQWLIMLGICTHLGCVPIGEAGDFGGWFCPCHGSHYDISGRIRKGPAPLNLEIPAYEFDGEKVIVG, encoded by the coding sequence ATGTTAGGAATAAGATCAACTGTTAAATCTTGCTTCAAACCAATGTCTTTGACTTCAAAAAGACTAATCTCACAATCTTTGGTGGCTAACAAATCCACATACAGGACTCCAAATTTCGATGATGTTTTAAAGGAGAATAACGACACCGATAAAGGCCGTTCCTATGCTTACTTCATGGTTGGTGCTATGGGCCTTTTGTCATCTGCAGGTGCCAAATCAACTGTTGAAACCTTTATTTCATCTATGACTGCCACAGCAGATGTTTTGGCTATGGCTAAAGTAGAAGTCAACCTGGCTGCCATTCCATTGGGTAAGAACGTTGTCGTCAAATGGCAAGGTAAGCCTGTGTTCATTAGACACAGAACTCCTCATGAAATCCAAGAAGCTAACAGTGTGGATATGTCTGCCTTGAAAGATCCACAGACAGATGCTGACAGAGTCAAAGACCCTCAATGGTTGATTATGTTGGGTATTTGTACTCATTTGGGTTGCGTTCCAATTGGTGAAGCCGGTGATTTCGGTGGTTGGTTCTGTCCTTGTCACGGTTCACATTATGATATTTCTGGTAGAATCAGAAAAGGCCCTGCTCCCTTAAACTTAGAAATTCCTGCTTATGAATTTGACGGTGAAAAGGTCATTGTGGGTTAA
- the SMKI05G0530 gene encoding uncharacterized protein (similar to Saccharomyces cerevisiae YEL023C; ancestral locus Anc_1.460), whose translation MDSFQYIHTKYNKSGTGGDRNINSSPHSSSGKNIILCFDGTRENFGPQPFTNILKLYNLLENGDDSKQICYYQPGIGSAGFDAVVDMRRRLSISYLQNLLDSMFAFSLDNHICSAYLFLMKYFEPGDRIYMFGFSRGAFIARVLAGMIERVGLLNRGLEEMIKMAWQIYERWEYDLQPNRLQYTSTLAEEFKKTFSRDYEVKIYFQGLFDSVNSVGILRDRLFPCTQRSNIVEHVRHCVSLDERRGKFKQLCFTPMPYIPRLFSLTYCTHLTENCSSASTSNSLMHDLSPENPLIKYTLKSGSHSIGNISPSIPDNRRNQLSSKSEETTELLLDLNSFLGGNTCARDTECSTRGIEAFFRLQSIQGSSSSSRMTMTPDLVEKWFPGDHSDIGGGWAPDCETEENLSNLTLRWILSEAIKFGVKFKPGSIHEYAAKHTSVGSLFADSHNYLDFSSPRKCSMLSVTDNETGVESEQSSRTKKMEDCLRQIKETRLSLKDEEEIIKDSFTLKCGHASKFMRLVWWILEMLPIGIRMENKEGKWQNIHVPNLGRSRYVPEYVSLHWSVYWRIKLDHKYRPNNMPEYVRQLFRDLEGIDLGTNKLLDEYDEQVFSDETNTNEEVSSNEEQQELRLGQKASYFATTYNARLFDNKYAQLRKKFVDWNNNSWADIPDDLEVHLQQHKSL comes from the coding sequence ATGGATAGTTTCCAATACATTCATACAAAATATAACAAAAGCGGAACGGGAGGTGACAGGAACATAAATTCATCACCACACTCTTCGTCTggcaaaaatatcattctTTGTTTTGATGGCacaagagaaaattttggaCCTCAGCCGTTCACTAATATTCTAAAATTGTATAACCTTCTTGAGAACGGTGATGATTCTAAACAAATATGCTATTATCAACCCGGAATTGGGTCCGCTGGATTTGATGCTGTTGTTGATATGAGAAGACGGTTATCTATTTCATACTTGCAAAACCTGTTGGATTCTATGTTTGCGTTTAGTTTGGATAATCATATATGTTCTgcttatctttttttaatgaagTATTTTGAACCAGGAGATAGAATCTATATGTTTGGTTTTTCTAGGGGAGCTTTTATTGCTCGTGTTCTTGCGGGAATGATCGAGAGAGTTGGACTTTTGAACAGGGGTTTGGAAGAAATGATTAAAATGGCTTGGCAAATCTATGAAAGATGGGAATATGATTTACAGCCTAACAGATTGCAGTACACAAGTACTTTGGCGGaagaattcaagaaaacattttcaagaGATTACGAGGTAAaaatatattttcaagGTCTATTCGATTCTGTAAACTCAGTAGGGATATTAAGAGATAGGCTGTTTCCTTGTACCCAAAGAAGCAATATTGTTGAACATGTTCGTCATTGTGTGTCCTTGGATGAAAGACGTGGAAAATTCAAGCAATTATGTTTCACTCCGATGCCCTACATTCCGagattattttcattaacaTATTGTACGCATTTAACTGAAAATTGTTCGTCAGCATCAACTTCCAATTCATTAATGCATGATCTTAGTCCTGAGAATcctttgataaaatataCTTTAAAAAGTGGCTCGCATTCTATTGGCAATATTTCTCCATCTATTCCTGATAATCGTAGAAATCAGCTATCAAGTAAAAGTGAAGAAACTACAGAGCTGCTGCTAGACTTGAATTCATTTTTGGGAGGTAACACATGTGCAAGAGATACAGAATGTTCAACAAGAGGTATTGAGGCCTTTTTTCGGCTTCAATCCATTCAAGGCAGCAGTAGCTCAAGTAGAATGACTATGACACCTGATTTGGTTGAAAAATGGTTTCCAGGTGATCATTCTGATATTGGCGGAGGCTGGGCACCCGACTGTGAGACAGAGGAGAACCTGTCGAATCTAACGCTACGATGGATCTTATCAGAGGCCATTAAGTTTGGAGTTAAGTTCAAACCTGGCTCAATACATGAGTACGCTGCCAAACATACTTCGGTAGGATCTCTATTTGCGGACTCTCATAACTATCTTGATTTCAGTTCGCCAAGGAAATGTTCTATGTTGAGCGTAACTGACAATGAGACTGGAGTTGAAAGCGAACAATCCAGTAGAACtaagaaaatggaagatTGTTTAAGACAAATTAAAGAGACCAGATTGAGTTTGaaagatgaggaagaaattATAAAGGATTCTTTTACTCTTAAATGTGGGCATGCAAGTAAGTTCATGAGATTAGTATGGTGGATATTAGAGATGCTTCCCATTGGAATACGGatggaaaataaagaaggtAAGTGGCAAAATATTCATGTACCTAATCTTGGACGGTCTCGCTACGTACCAGAATATGTCAGTTTACATTGGTCAGTCTACTGGAGGATTAAGCTTGATCATAAGTATAGACCAAATAATATGCCAGAGTATGTGAGGCAATTGTTTCGAGATTTGGAAGGTATAGATTTGGGGACTAATAAGCTTTTAGATGAATATGACGAGCAAGTCTTTAGTGATGAGACTAATACCAACGAGGAAGTTTCAAGCAATGAGGAGCAACAGGAACTCCGTTTGGGACAAAAAGCAAGTTATTTTGCTACAACCTATAACGCAAGGCTATTTGATAACAAATATGCAcaattaagaaagaaatttgtGGATTGGAACAATAATTCCTGGGCTGACATTCCTGATGATTTAGAAGTGCATTTACAGCAACACAAGTCACTTTAG
- the SMKI05G0510 gene encoding uncharacterized protein (similar to Saccharomyces cerevisiae YEL025C; ancestral locus Anc_1.464), with translation MPRKVETGEKQVANESPLLPLCITSCKSKYEAGKLINRFYLQGNYYLCFCYGLYTGVFNKLTAKVEFALDGPFIVNYTIIPKFKSFSLTDAVSFCHLLMFNDGSIKGFEFKNNKFEIIFNSNMTPKLDTISSLASSWLNASLDGILYTCNNNILYDSSLHTFGANIYSFDFRNRSIETFYAADGQVIISFGFVSRENLTGDITYTDKSDVYLVCLLKSEYSDNLLLEEYHRVEGHENENTGFSGYRKCNLLRTSDNEFCHMKIICGDTIIVLTNTYTQIVKLEEGGLEMAAFFENKGLPREDNYRFLKDSYNIIYEKSNILLTIFDVYGNKYTAKIHTRLLKERHVQKDLQWSKKRVFRLPKHDLCDTVLQLPGERYIVLTRINGIHFISNDCQGSKVSKVKGGPVYTNKIYLASQVIRNKGTDIDSLLLGGSFNSKRGFLEKKFLVYDKDLLKPTTSIKVPLENVTDFWITDLMVGNSDDFTYESGGSIYRNRTLLTSEFYDDGILVTRTGKILKDGADDSTGEIRQIYVSQSDFNSSIMLCYPIKNSRVRISTLEPKSNSLRKLKDVFIKELDSKGSIITCCSDGIKKIHFAVYSEGRISVWDTSPNEMATSHIDHSFIAYDLLIKEYWFSKYHDDDSVYVIASSYIGCVRVYKSESNFLKVVLEIHSSNNQKLEILDTIPGLPFVFLYNEKETILLNLHNISYGNIKLDLVPRRMRIRPGKVFFSLCVLDDESRINVFDFGTMFEHEGFTKHIVSLKPRLDNYMLDLPSVPVQLYTIANNSNQAIACLVDTDTGQYELMLFDYLLMKAISAFSFSNIKYSHAIMKPLWSENDFVYSSLSPAYGNKFILCLGIDDKRTKFWLFEIKGNKIIQLYANHLDDCIYSVFFYYECDTILFSGNNGTATYKIDLLKDGSEMFEANSFPALESINRIWLPAYMNGDCLVRFETLRGLVRTHLPIRTSIEYPSDLSEDAHLRFTDFGSITQVATKKIVKGPIERDNDYFVNKKNCSVVRLSRLSRTELKYSSRSYVATVGADNTLAIYEDSDRVLVDEDGLAVPYLKIRLPDRVISLTSIPDGFHNLQICSCFDNERLEGIIPLFMLCGTNGQIYIVSEIVGELWMRKLQNHKRFRLEEERTALESETNMQNTTRDCSMSMEIGINESGFDELARNSKRRHIDHLAYNTIDFFDPVKLKR, from the coding sequence ATGCCAAGAAAGGTTGAAACGGGCGAAAAACAAGTGGCTAACGAATCGCCACTTTTACCTCTGTGCATAACATCCTGCAAATCGAAATATGAGGCTGGAAAACTGATAAATCGTTTCTATCTACAAGGAAACTACTATTTATGCTTCTGTTATGGATTGTATACTGGGGTATTTAATAAATTGACCGCGAAAGTTGAGTTCGCTTTAGATGGACCTTTTATTGTCAACTACACAATTATACCAAAATTCAAGTCCTTTTCACTGACAGACGCAGTTTCCTTCTGTCATCTACTTATGTTCAACGACGGTTCCATCAAAGGTtttgaattcaaaaacaacaaattcgagatcattttcaattctaaTATGACACCGAAACTGGATaccatttcttcattagCTTCAAGCTGGTTGAATGCTTCTCTGGATGGTATTTTATACACCTgcaataacaacatattATATGATAGTAGTTTGCACACGTTTGGTGCAAATATTTACTCCTTTGATTTCAGAAACAGGTCAATTGAAACATTTTATGCTGCCGATGGTCAAGTAATTATTTCCTTTGGTTTCGTCAGCAGAGAGAATTTGACCGGTGATATTACATACACAGACAAGTCAGATGTTTATCTCGTTTGTTTACTCAAAAGCGAGTACAGTGATAACCTGCTTTTAGAGGAATATCATCGTGTTGAAGGtcatgaaaatgaaaacactGGTTTTAGTGGGTACCGCAAATGCAATCTTTTACGAACATCAGATAATGAATTTTGCCACATGAAAATAATTTGTGGCGATACCATCATAGTGTTGACCAATACTTATACTCAGATAGTAAAGCTAGAGGAAGGGGGACTGGAGATGGCGgctttctttgaaaataaaggtCTTCCAAGAGAAGACAATTACCGATTTTTAAAAGACTCTTATAATATCATATatgaaaaatcaaacattCTCCTAACGATTTTTGACGTATATGGCAACAAGTATACTGCTAAAATACATACAAGGTTATTAAAAGAAAGGCATGTCCAGAAAGATCTGCAAtggtcaaaaaaaagagtattCAGGCTTCCTAAACACGATCTGTGTGATACAGTTTTGCAGCTTCCAGGTGAAAGATATATAGTGCTCACAAGAATAAATGGAATACATTTTATATCAAACGATTGTCAAGGTTCTAAAGTAAGTAAGGTAAAGGGAGGTCCAGTTTATACGAACAAAATTTACCTTGCATCACAAGTTATTAGGAACAAGGGCACAGATATAGACTCATTGCTTTTGGGCGGAAGTTTTAATTCGAAAAGAGGATTTttagagaagaaatttttggtaTACGACAAAGATCTTTTGAAGCCAACTACTTCCATCAAGGTACCACTAGAGAATGTAACTGATTTCTGGATTACAGATTTAATGGTTGGTAATAGTGACGACTTTACATATGAATCAGGAGGATCAATTTATAGAAATAGAACATTGTTGACAAGTGAATTTTATGATGACGGTATACTTGTTACCAGGACGGGAAAAATTCTGAAAGACGGGGCTGACGATTCTACCGGAGAAATCAGACAGATTTATGTGTCACAATCGGATTTCAACTCTTCTATTATGCTCTGCTATCCTATAAAGAACTCTAGGGTGAGAATTTCAACACTTGAGCCAAAATCTAATTCTTTACGTAAACTAAAGGATGTCTTTATTAAAGAACTTGATTCTAAGGGAAGTATCATTACCTGTTGCTCAGATggtatcaaaaaaatccattttGCCGTATACTCAGAAGGAAGGATTTCTGTATGGGATACAAGCCCAAATGAAATGGCTACATCTCATATAGACCATTCTTTTATAGCCTATGATCTATTGATAAAGGAATATTGGTTTAGTAAGTATCATGACGACGACTCAGTATACGTTATCGCCTCATCATATATTGGTTGTGTGAGAGTTTACAAATCAGagtcaaattttttgaaagtggtATTGGAGATTCATTCGTCAAACAATCAGAAATTGGAAATCCTAGATACAATTCCTGGCTTgccttttgtttttctatataatgaaaaagaaaccatTTTGTTAAATCTGCATAACATATCCTATGGTAACATAAAGCTAGACTTAGTTCCAAGACGAATGAGAATACGTCCTGGGaaagtatttttctctctttgtGTTCTGGATGATGAATCACGAATAAATGTCTTTGACTTTGGTACCATGTTTGAACATGAGGGCTTTACTAAGCACATAGTTTCATTAAAACCGCGATTAGATAATTATATGCTGGACCTCCCTAGCGTACCCGTACAGCTCTATACAATTGCAAATAACTCCAACCAGGCCATAGCGTGCCTTGTCGATACCGATACGGGTCAATATGAGTTAATGCTATTCGACTACCTTTTGATGAAAGCAATTTCGGCATTTAGTTTTTCCAATATTAAGTATTCACATGCGATTATGAAACCATTGTGGTCAGAAAATGATTTTGTTTACTCATCACTAAGCCCCGCTTACGGTAATAAGTTTATTTTGTGTTTGGGAATTGATGATAAACGTACAAAATTCTGGTTGTTTGAAATCAAAGGTAACAAGATTATCCAGTTATATGCGAATCATCTTGATGATTGTATATATtcggtttttttttattatgaaTGCGACaccattttattttctggTAATAATGGCACAGCAACATACAAAATAGACTTACTCAAAGACGGTTCCGAAATGTTCGAAGCTAATTCTTTCCCGGCACTCGAGTCAATTAATCGTATATGGCTTCCAGCATATATGAATGGCGATTGTTTGGTTCGATTTGAAACATTGAGAGGTCTGGTGAGGACCCACCTTCCAATTAGAACATCCATAGAGTATCCATCAGACCTTTCGGAAGATGCTCACTTGAGATTTACTGACTTTGGAAGTATTACACAAGTAGCGACTAAAAAGATTGTCAAGGGGCCGATAGAACGTGATAATGATTATTttgtaaataaaaagaactgCTCAGTGGTCCGGTTGTCAAGACTTTCTCGCACTGAGTTGAAGTATTCAAGTAGATCGTATGTTGCCACTGTTGGCGCAGATAATACACTGGCAATATATGAAGATTCTGATAGAGTATTAGTCGATGAAGACGGGTTAGCTGTGCCATACCTTAAAATTCGATTACCTGACAGGGTAATCTCATTGACGTCTATTCCGGATGGATTTCACAATCTTCAGATATGTTCATGTTTCGACAATGAAAGGTTGGAAGGCATCATACCCTTATTTATGCTTTGTGGTACGAACGGTCAAATTTATATTGTATCGGAAATCGTCGGTGAATTGTGGATGAGAAAATTGCAAAATCACAAGAGATTCAGACTGGAAGAGGAAAGAACTGCTTTAGAATCTGAAACGAATATGCAAAATACCACCAGAGACTGTTCCATGAGTATGGAAATTGGGATAAATGAAAGTGGGTTTGATGAACTTGCTAGAAATTCGAAGAGAAGGCATATTGATCATTTAGCATATAATACGATAGATTTCTTTGATCCCGTAAAACTAAAGAGGTGA